One stretch of Meriones unguiculatus strain TT.TT164.6M chromosome 7, Bangor_MerUng_6.1, whole genome shotgun sequence DNA includes these proteins:
- the Ndufaf8 gene encoding NADH dehydrogenase [ubiquinone] 1 alpha subcomplex assembly factor 8: MSTNGAVWGRVRSRLRAFPEHLAACGAEASAYGKCVQASTAPGGRLRKDLCVREFEALRSCFAAAAKKTVMGGS, from the exons ATGTCCACCAACGGAGCGGTTTGGGGGCGCGTGCGGAGCCGTCTCCGAGCCTTCCCGGAGCATCTGGCGGCCTGCGGAGCTGAG GCCTCGGCGTACGGCAAGTGCGTGCAGGCCTCCACCGCCCCAGGAGGCCGCCTGAGGAAGGATCTCTGTGTGCGCGAGTTCGAGGCCCTACGGAGCTGCTTCGCTGCCGCG GCCAAGAAGACTGTGATGGGAGGCTCCTAG
- the Tepsin gene encoding AP-4 complex accessory subunit tepsin produces MIGGPKPGGSGAAWEFTWTMAAAPPLRDRLSFLHRLPILLKGTSDDDIPCPGYLFEEIAKISHESLGSSQCLLEYLLNRLDSSSGHVKLKVLKILLYLCGHGSSSFLLILRRNSALIQEATAFAGPPDPLHGNSLYQKVRAAAQDLGSTLFSDAMPLAPCQPPQAPPPAGMGAQARPHSALQGFGYSKESGRSGSAGETLLSTIQRAAEAVANAVRPGPDNPSAQGPFPRADTYQPAVTPSAGHTLPSPGNLLPGAILGARAMKHQPGQAGGGWDELDSSPSSQSSSCTSNLSRASDAGSRSGSDSHSGTSREPGDLAERAEAMAPSDCQQELSLVRAVTQGPRVFLSREETQHFIKECALLNCEAVLELLLRQLVGTSECEQMRALCAIASFGGADLLPQEHVLLLCRQRLQELGAGNPGPVTNKATKILRHFEASCGQQPPARRPCAQLTSAATLVGPADLLTSPVPPPESQVFLQPLSSTTAVPAPPPDPFPPPALEGASELRTQLIHSGGQGTGPEQSPDNTDTLKGSSSSCLGSPNSLFSGMELVACPSSRDLQPSLQKVTTEPPASEPSAFAFLNM; encoded by the exons ATGATTGGAGGACCAAAGCCTGGCGGAAGCGGGGCAGCCTGGGAGTTTACCTGGACCATGGCGGCCGCCCCGCCGCTGCGGGACCGCTTGAGCTTCCTCCACAGG CTCCCTATTCTCTTGAAGGGGACCTCAGATGATGACATCCCATGTCCAGGCTACCTGTTTGAAGAGATTGCCA AAATTTCTCACGAGTCACTGGGTAGCAGTCAGTGCCTGCTGGAGTACCTCCTGAACCGCCTGGACAGCAGCTCTGGCCACGTGAAGCTCAAG GTGCTGAAGATCTTGCTTTACCTGTGTGGTCAtggctcttcctccttcctgctcaTCCTCAGAAGAAACTCTGCTCTCATCCAGGAAGCCACAG CTTTCGCAGGACCCCCCGATCCTCTGCACGGAAACAGCTTGTACCAGAAGGTTCGGGCAGCTGCCCAG GACCTGGGTAGCACCTTGTTCTCAGATGCCATGCCGCTGGCTCCCTGCCAGCCACCCCAAGCCCCGCCTCCAGCAG GCATGGGCGCCCAGGCCCGACCTCACAGTGCTCTGCAGGGCTTCGGCTATAGCAAGGAATCAGGCCGGTCAG GCTCTGCGGGTGAAACCCTCCTGTCCACGATCCAGAGGGCTGCAGAGGCCGTGGCCAATGCGGTGCGTCCTGGGCCTGATAATCCCAGCGCCCAGGGACCCTTTCCACGTGCTGACACCTACCAGCCCGCAGTGACACCGTCAGCCGGCCACACACTTCCCAGCCCCGGGAATCTGCTCCCTGGGGCCATCCTGGGGGCCCGAG CTATGAAGCACCAGCCGGGGCAGGCTGGAGGAGGCTGGGATGAGCTGGACAGCAGTCCTAGTTCCCAGAGCTCCTCCTGCACCAGCAACCTAAGCAGGGCCTCGGACGCAGGCAGTCGGTCCGGCAGTGACAGCCACTCTGGCACCAGCCGGGAGCCAGGTGACCTGGCAGAAAG GGCCGAGGCCATGGCCCCGAGTGACTGCCAGCAAGAGCTGAGTCTTGTGAGAGCTGTGACACAGGGACCACGAGTCTTCCTGAGCAGAGAGGAGACACAGCACTTCATCAAAGA GTGTGCGCTGCTCAACTGTGAGGCTGTGCTGGAGCTGCTCCTCCGCCAGCTGGTCGGGACCAGTGAGTGTGAGCAGATG AGGGCGCTGTGTGCCATCGCCTCCTTTGGGGGCGCCGACCTCCTGCCTCAGGAGCACGTCCTCCTCCTCTGCCGGCAGCGGCTGCAGGAACTTGGTGCCGGCAACCCTGGACCTGTGACCAACAAAGCCACTAAG ATCCTGAGACACTTTGAAGCCTCCTGTGGACAGCAGCCACCTGCCCGAAGGCCCTGTGCCCAGCTGACCTCTGCAGCTACCCTTGTGGGCCCAGCCGACCTGCTGACCAGCCCTGTGCCTCCCCCCGAGAGCCAGGTCTTCCTCCAGCCTCTTAGCTCCACCACGGCGGTGCCCGCTCCACCCCCAGACCCCTTTCCCCCTCCAGCCCTGGAGGGTGCCAGTGAGCTCAGAACCCAGTTGATACATTCTGGTGGACAGGGGACAGGACCTGAGCAGAGCCCGGACAACACAGACACCCTGAAGGGCAGCTCCAGCTCGTGCCTGGGGAGCCCCAACTCCTTGTTTTCTGGCATGGAGCTGGTGGCCTGCCCCAGCTCCCGGGATCTCCAGCCAAGTTTACAGAAGGTCACCACAGAACCTCCAGCTTCAGAGCCATCAGCTTTTGCATTTTTAAACATGTGA